GGCCCCACCAGCCTCGGCGCCCACACCGGCGGCGGCGGGTCGGGGACGGGCGCCGCCGGTGTGGGCGCCGAGGCTGGTGGGGCCTGCTCGGTCCCGGGCGGCGCGGCTTCGGGCGCGGCCTCGGCCACGGCGGCCGGGGGCGCCCCGCCGCCGCCGGGCGCGGCGATGACCGGTGGCGGACCGACTTCCGTGCGATGGACGGTCACCCCGGCCAGCGCCACGGTGAGCTGGACGGCGATGGCCGCCGCGGTCACGATCCGGCAGCGCTCCTGCCAGCTGCTCGCCCGACGCTGCTGCGGGCTCGACGCGCGCACGTCCATCTGGCCCCCCGAGAAGGTTCCGGCCCCACACAATGGCGGCTCCCGCTGCGGGGGGCAAGGGGTTCCTGGCTGCTCTGCGGCGGCCCCGCGGTCCGGCGCTACCCTCGGCGCCCCGCCGCCGGAAGGAGCACGCCGTGCCAGAGCCCGTGATCGTGGCCGCGACCCGCAGCCCGGTGGGCAGGGCGTTCAAGGGGTCGCTCGTCCACCTGCGACCCGACGACCTGGCCGCGGCGATGGTCACCGCGGTCCTCGACAAGATCCCTGAGCTCGACCGCACCGAGATCGACGACCTCATGCTCGGCTGCGGCCTGCCGGGCGGCGAGCAGGGCTTCAACATGGCGCGGGTCGTCGCGATCCTCGCCGGGCTGCCGACGGTCCCCGGCACGACCGTCACCCGCTACTGCTCCTCGAGCCTGCAGACCATCCGGATGGCGGCGCACGCCATCAGAGCGGGGGAGGGCGACGTCTTCGTCGCGGCGGGGGTGGAGACCGTCAGCCGCTTCGCCAAGGGCAGCGCCGACAGCCTGCCCGACACGCGCAACCCCCGCTTCGCCGAGGCGGGCGAGCGCACCGCGCGGCGCGCCGACGGCGGCGCGGGTCCGTGGGAGCCCCATGCGGGCCTGCCCGACGTCTACATCGCGATGGGCCAGACCGCCGAGAACGTCGCGCAGCTGGAGGGGGTGACCCGCGAGGGGATGGACGCCTTCGCCCTGCGCAGCCAGACGCGCGCCGTGGCGGCGCAGCGCAGCGGGTTCTTCGACCGGGAGATCACCCCCGTGACCTTGCCGGACGGCACGGTGGTGGCCGCCGACGACGGGCCCCGCCCGAACACGAGCCTCGAGAAGCTCGCGAGCCTCGAGCCGGTGTTCCGCCCCGACGGCACCGTCACCGCCGGCAACGCCTGCCCCTTGAACGACGGTGCCGCCGCGGTCGTCGTCATGAGCGACGAGAAGGCCCGCCGGCTCGGCGTGGCGCCCCTCGCGCGGGTCGTCGCGAGCGGCGTGTCGGCCCTGGACCCCGAGATCATGGGGCTCGGGCCGATCGGCGCGACCCGGCAGGCGCTCGCGCGGGCGGGCATGACCATCGCCGACGTCGACCTCGTGGAGATCAACGAGGCGTTCGCCGCGCAGGTCATCCCCTCCGCCCGCCGCCTCGACGTGGACATAGAGCGCCAGCTGAACGTCAACGGCGGCTCCATCGCCATCGGCCACCCCTTCGGGATGACCGGGGCGCGCATCATGTGCACGCTGCTGAACGGGCTGGCCACCGCGGACAAGGTCGTGGGGCTCGAGACGATGTGCGTAGGGGGCGGTCAGGGGATGGCGATGATCGTCGAGCGGCTCCGCTGATCGCCCTACCTGACCGGCACACTGTCCTGCCGGTCCCCTACTAAACACCCCCAATTGGGGGGTTCACAGACCGTCACCGGGTGTCTACACTCCCCCCTCGTGGCTACCAACGGCATAGGGTCGCGCTCATCCCCCTATTGGGGGGGCGACCGGCGGCAGACGCTCGCACGGCCAGGGGGGTCGCCGACGACCGCTCTCCTCGTTGGCGCGGGGCTCATCGTCGGCCTGTGGGCGCTGGTCAACCTCGTCGGCGGGCTGAGCGCCCCCGGCGCGGGCACCGACATGATTCTCCTCCACGCCTTGCTCGACACCGGTGCGGCGGCGCTTGCGGTGGTCGTGGCTGTGCTCTGCGTCGTGCGCTGGCGCCTGGTCGGGGAGGCGGCGGCGCTGTGGTCCGGCGTCGCGTTGCTCGTCTACGGGATCGTCACCCTCGCTCTCACGGGCGTGCTGCCGCACGTGTTCGACGTCGGTGATGCGGTCGTGTGGCTGCGGCCCGCCAGCCGCTTCGTCGTCATGGCGTTCCTCGCCGCCGCGGTCGTCAGCCCGCCCGTGGACGGGCGTCTCGGACTCACCAGGTTGCTCCTGTTCGCCGTGTCCGCGACCGTCGTCCTCGCCGTCGCGTTCCAGCTCATTCCGGGTGCCTCCCAGTACCTCACCGGCGGGGCCGACGCCCATCTCGGCGTCCCGGCGAGCGGCTACGGCTCCCTCCTCGTCACGGTGCTGTGGGGCGCCCTGTTCGCCGGGTTCATGCTTCGCGGCCACCGGGAGAGCCGTCCGCTGCTCAGCTGGCTGGGCCTGCTCCTCCTCGGGCTGGCGTTGGCGGAGCTCACCCGGCTCCTCGCGGCCTACAACGTCGACCTGTGGAGCGCCGGCGCCCATCTCCTGCGGCTCACGGCCCTGGCCGTCGCCATGGCCGGAGCGACCATCGAGCTGCAACGCGCGTTCAGCCTCCAGAGCGACCACCTCATGCGGACGGTGGTGTCGGCCCGCGCCGCGGAGGCACGCGTCCGCGCCGAGCGCCAGGAGGTCGAGGAGCGCGCGCACGAGGCCCGTAACGCGCTCACGGCGATCGAGGGGGCGAGCCAGACACTCGAGCGCTACCGCGACCGCCTCGACGCCGACACCCGCAGCTCGCTCATGACGGCGTTGAGTGCGGAGATCGCACGGCTGCAGCGGCTCGTGAGCGCGGAGAAGATCACCGCGGACCGGGTGCCGTTCAAGGTCGCCGAGTCGCTGGCCCCGGTCGTCACCGGCGCGCGTACGCACGGTGCCGGTGTGCTCGTCGACATCGACGACGAGCTCACCGCCTTCGGCCGCTGGGCCGACACGGCCGAGGTGGTGCAGAACCTCATCGAGAACGCCCGGCGCTACGCTCCCGGCTCACCCGTGGTCGTCCGCGCCCGTCGCGAGTGCGATAGAGTGCTCGTGCGCGTGGAGGACCGCGGCCCCGGCGTCGCCCCGGAGCAGCGCGAGGCGATCTTCCGTCGGGGCGTACGCGGCAAGCAGGGCGACGGCGTCGCGGGGTCGGGACTCGGCCTGTACGTGTCGGCCCGGCTCATGCGCGACCAGGGGGGTGACCTCCGGCTGGAGGACCGCCCGGGCGGCGGTGCGGTCTTCGTGGTGGACCTGCCGGCTGAGGAGGACTCAGCGGTCGAGACCGGTGGAGGGGGGCATGTCGAGGGCGTCAGCACAGCGCTGGACGAGCGCGACGAGGCTCCCGAGGTCGTCGAGGGGGACGGACCTGCCGCCCACCCTCGCCGTGCCGAGCGCGGGGGCCTCCGGTAGACGGATCACCACGGAGGCCTCCAGCTCGGTCTCTTCCGTGCCGACGAGGGCGATGTCGAAGTGGCCCTCGGCCTCGTCGCCGTCGAGGACCACGACGTCACGGTCCTCGCGGCTGAGCACCCGCGACAGCGCGTCGCTGAACAGTCGCGGCTCGACCGCGATGGCCAGACGGCGGCGGGCAGGCGTCATGAGAAGAGGATGGCCTGTCGCCTACCGTCCGTCATCCCTAATATTGATGAGCATGTGGGAATGTGCGGGGCTGCCATGAACACACGGATCCTGATCGTCGAGGACCACGCGCTGCTGGCGCAGAGCCTGCAGTTCGCCCTGGAGGACGACGGCTACGAGGTCGAGGTTGCCGCGGACATCAGCCCTGAGGCGGTGGTGAAGGCGGCTGACCGCTTCCGGCCCGCTATCGTCCTCCTCGACCTCGACCTCGGCGACGAGGGCTCCTCCCTGCCGATCATCCCGCCGCTGCGGGACATCGGCGCCTGCGTCGTCATGGTGACCGGTGAGGAGAACCGCGCGCGCCTCGGCGAGTGCGTGAACGCCGGGGCGATGGGGATCGTGCCGAAGTCGGCGCCCTTCGGCGATCTCGTCAGCGCCGTGCGCGAGGCCGCGGAGCTGCGCAGCCTGCTGCCGAAGCCCGACCGCGACGCGCTGCTCGCCGAGATGCGCCGCCAGCACGCCGAGGCCGAGAAGCGCCTCGCCGCCTTCTCCCGCCTCACCATGCGGGAGAAGGAGGTCCTCGCCGGCCTCTGCGACGGCAAGTCCGCCGAGACCATGGCCACCGAGGCGTTCGTGTCCCTCGCGACCATCCGCAGCCAGATTCGCACGCTGCTGCAGAAGCTCGGCGTCAACTCCCAGATCGGCGCCGTCGCCATGGCCCGCCGCGCCGGCTGGGAGCTCGACCGCGACTGACCCGCATTCGCCGGGGTTGCCACGCCCCGACACGGCGGCCCCCATCGACGAGCACGGTCGTCTGCCCACGCCATCATCGGGGCGCCGACGGCCACGCGGCCTCGCGTTCTCCACCCGAGTAGTACGCAAGCCGTGGCCCCGGGTCATCAATATTGATGATCGCAGCGCCGCCAACGCCGACGAAGCCTCCCGAAACGGACGAGGGGACATTCATCAATCTTGGGGATGACGCCCTCCCCCGGCCGCGCGACTATTCCGTCATCAAGCAAGACGTTCGCACGAAGGCGGGCGTCGCGAGCACCAGGAGAAGATCACAATGATTCACGCACTTGTCACCCTCCAGATGCTGGCGCAGCGCGCCGGCGAGCGTCTCAACCGCGAAGAGACCGGCGCCACTGCCGTTGAGTACGGCCTGCTGGTCGCCCTTATCGCTGCCGTCATCGCCGCTACGGTCTTCACCCTCGGTGGCGAGATCGATACTGCATTCCAGACCGTCGTCGACTGTATCCAGGCCCCCGCCGCCTGCTAGTTAGCTAGCCAAGCCGCACAACGGGAGGCCCGGTGGTTCCTTCGGGGCCGCCGGGCCTCCCACTCTTACTACGCACGAGGTCCACCGATGAACACGAGCGAGTCGAACCTCGGCGATGGTCTGGCCTGCTCGGGCGCAGGCGAGCAGGGTGCTACCGCCGTTGACTACGCACTGATCGCCGCGGTCATGCAGGAATCGTCGGCACGTCGGTCAGCAGATACTCAACCTCTTCACCAACCTCGAAGGTGCGTTCTGACATGAAGCGGCGGCGTGGACACAACGGCGAGCGCGGCGCAGCCGCCGTCGAGTTCGCCCTCGTATTCCCACTCCTCATCGTTTTGCTCTTTGGGATACTCGTATTCGGCCTGGTGTTCTTTCAATGGCAAGGCGTCCAGGCCGCCGCTCGGGAGGGCGCTCGCATGGCATCCCTGAGCCAGACCACGCAAGCTCAGATCCGCGACCGTGTTGACAACTCCTTGCAAGGCGTTCCACTCCCCAACGGCCGGACGATCGCCGTTGATCCCAACGTGGCCCGTCCGTGCAATTTCCGCGCAGGTCAAACCGTCAGGGTGCGAGTGGCTACTACCACCACCATCAATATCCCGCTCATCCCCACCGCAACGGTGTCCCTTGGGGGACAGGGAGTCTTCCGGTGCGAATAGCTGCCCGCATCGAAGTTATTCCCCAGGATCACGGTGCAGTCTCGGTCATGGTGGCCGTGTGCCTCGTCATGCTGTTCGGTGCCACAGCCCTGGCCGTGGATGCTGGCCGCTTGTGGGAGCAACGTCGCCATCTTGTCACGACCACCGACGCCGCGGCGCTCGCTGCTGCCCAGTTGTACGGCGAGGCCAGCAATGGCTGCGCGGCCGCCCCTGGTTGGATAGCTAACAACCACGCCACCGCCGCCATGACATCCTGCAACCTGGTTCCCATTGGCTCAAATGCCGGCCATGTCACCGTACAAGCCCGCACGGACGTCGACTTCTCCTTCGCACCGGCCCTGCCTAGCGCCCCTAGCAGCGCAAGCGTGCCATCCAGCTCCACGGCCATCTTCGGCCAGGCCAACACCGTGTTTGGCTTGCGCCCGATCGGCATCTGCAAGGACCACCCTGCGCTCCAAGCATGGATCACCGCGGGTGCTCAGGACGATGGCCAGATACACCGCATCGGCTATAACAAGAATGACAACGCCCACTGCGGCGAGGCCACTGGGAACTGGGGCCTGATGGCCTTCACCGGTGAGCAGTCAAACGCGGTGTTCAAAGAGCACGTGGAGGTGGGGTACGACGGCGGCGTTTCCATCGGCGATGAAGTGCGTGCGAGCACCGGGTCGTTCAACAACTCCATTCAGCCTCAGTTGAACACGCTCAAGGGGCAAACCTTCGCGGTGCCCATCTTCAGCTCGGTCATCGATCCAAACGGGCAGAACGCCCGCTACGTCATCTCCGGGTTCCTGACCATCACCCTGCACGATTTCAAGGTCACAGGCGCTGCGGCTGGTCGCTGGATGGACGTTGAGTTTCACCGGCGCGCCCTTACAGGGACATGCTGCTCAAGCGGGCCTTCGACCGGAGCGATCGTCATCGCCATCTGCGCGGTGGACCCCGATGCCACGGCCATCGCAGCTTGCAACCCTTAACAACAACTAAAGGAAAGAGACGGACAATGGCAAGACGGATACTCGGTATCGTGGCGGCGGTGGTGCTCGCCGCGGTCGGCACGGGCGTGCTAGTGCTGTACGTGCAGGGCGCCGAGCAGCGCGCCCTGGCCGGTGAGCGCACCGTCGACGTGCTCGTCGTGCAGGCGCCCATCAAGAAGGGCACGACCGCCGAGCAGTTGGCGGGTCTGGTCGAGTCCAGCAAGATCCCGGCCAAGGTGCAGGCCATCGACAGCGTCAGCAGCCTCGACGAGCTCGACGGCAAGGTCGCCGCAGTGGACCTCGTGGTCGGCGAGCAGCTCGTCGCCACGCGCTTCGTCGAACCGGCGCAGCTGGCTCGTACCGGCTCCGTGGACATCCCCGACGGTCTGCAGCAGGTGACCCTGTCGCTGGAGCCGCAGCGGGCTGTCGGCGGCCGGCTCGCGCCGGGGGACACGGTCGGGGTGTTCATCTCCTTCGCGCCGTTCGACCTGGAGGGCGTCATCCTATCGGACGAGGAGGGGAACACCGCGGAGGTCAGCAAGACACCGAACACCACACACCTCACTTTCCACAAGGTCCTGGTGACCAACGTCCAGGGCGAGGCCGCGCCCGCAGCCGAGGACGACGAGGACGCCACCACCGGTCCCACGCCCGCACCCGGCGGGAGCTACCTGATCACCCTGGCGGTCGACGCGGCCCAAGCCGAGCGGATCGTCTTCGCCGCCGAGTTCGGGCTCCTGTGGCTGTCCAACGAGCCGGGCGCCGCCGTTGAGGACGGGACCGAGATCCGCACGAGAGGAAACGTGTACCCATGACCGACAGCCGCATCGTGCTGGCGACCACCGACCCCGACTACGAGCGCCGCCTGCGCAGCGCCTACGCGGGGGCGCTCAACGGTGACCTGCGTACGCTCTCCGACGAGGTGCTCGGCCTGCCGGCATCCCAGATCGTCGAGGCGATCGCCGGGGGCTCGTCCCCCGTCGAGGTCCTCGCCCTGGGCCCGGGCTTGCCGGTCGAGGAATCACTCGAGCTGGCGCGCCGCTTCGACCTCGACCATCCCGAAGTCAGCGTCGTGCTCATCACCCGGCCCTCAGCCGACTTGTGGGCCAAAGCCGCACGCTCCGGCGTGCGCGACATCCTCGATCCCGACGCCGACTCCGCGGAGCTCCTCGACGTCATGGAGCGGGCCAGCCAGAGCGCCGTGCGGCGCCGGGCCAGCTTCGCCGGGGACCCCGATGCCGCAGACGCCACCCCCGGTCATATCATCACCATCGTCTCTCCGAAGGGCGGGTCCGGCAAGACCACCGTGGCGACCAACCTGGCCGTGGGCCTGGCCCAGGTCGCACCCGGAGAGGCCGTGATCGTCGACCTCGACCTGCAGTTCGGCGACGTGGCGGGGGCGTTGCAGCTCATCCCCGAGCACACCATGGCCGATGCCGCCCGCACCCCAGACCTCCTGGACGCCACCGCCCTCAAGGTGCTGCTCACCCCCCACAGCAGCGGGCTGTACGCGCTGTGCGCCCCCGACTCACCCGCCGAGGGCGAACTGATCACCGGCGAGGCCGTCACGGCGATCCTGCGGCGCCTCAGCGAGAACTTCCGCTACGTCATCATCGACTCCTCCGCAGGCCTGACGGAAGCGACCCTCTCGGCGCTCGAGGCGTCCACGGACATCATGCTGATGTGCTCCATGGACGTGCCCAGCGTGCGCAGCCTGCGCAAGGTCGTCGTGGCACTGGACCAGCTGCATATGACCAGCCAGCGCCGTCACCTGGTGCTCAACCGCGCCGACACTCGCGTCGGCATGTCCGCACAGGACGTCGAAGCCACCGTCGGGCTGCCCGTCGACGTCGCCGTGGCCAGCAGCAGAGCCGTTCCCCTCGCCATCAACCAGGGCATCCCGCTGGTGCTCAGCGACGCCAAGCACCCCGTGTCCAAGCAGCTTGCGCAGCTTGTCGGGCGGTTCGTGGAGCAGCCGGCCAGAGCCGGGCGGTTCGGCAAGCGGAGGAGCACCCGATGAGGCTGTCAGACCGCCTGAGCCAGGTCAACGGGGGCACGCCGAGGGCGAACCCCACCGAGCACCGCGTGCTGCCGCTGCCGGCGCCACCAGAGGAGCCGGCGACTGACCCGCTGGTCGAGCTGAAGCAGCGCGCCGAGCAGTCGCTGTTCTCCCGGCTCGGGGCCCGCCTGTACGACGCATCACTCAGCGAGGAGCAGCTGCACACCTTCGTGCGCCAGGAGCTCAGTAAGGTGATCGCCGAGGAGCGCGCGCCCCTCTCCGACACCGAGCGGGACAACCTCGTCAGCGCCATCAGCGAGAACGTCCTCGGTTACGGGCCGGTGCAGCCGTTCCTCGACGACCCCAGCGTGACCGAGGTGATGGTCAACGCGGAGAAGCGCATCTACATCGAGCGCGCGGGCAAGCTCGAGCGGACCAGCGCGCGGTTCTTCTCCGACGACCACCTGCGGCGCGTGATCGAGCGCATCGTCAGCCAGGTCGGCCGCCGCATCGACGAGTCCTCCCCCATGGTCGACGCGCGCCTGCCCGACGGGTCGCGGGTCAACGCCATCATTCCCCCGCTGTCGGTGGACGGACCGACCCTGACCATCCGCAAGTTCGCCGCGGACCCCTACCAGACCGACGACCTCGTCGGCTTCGGCACCATGACCCCCGAGATCGCCGAACTGCTCGCCGCGTGCGTGCAGGGACGACTGAACATCCTGGTTTCCGGCGGGACCGGCACCGGCAAGACGACGATGCTGAACGTCATCTCCTCGTTCGTGCCGCCTGGGGAGCGGATCGTGACCATCGAGGACTCCGTCGAGCTCCAGCTGCACCAAGACCACGTCGTCCGCCTCGAGGCCCGCCCGCCCAACATCGAAGGCAAGGGCGCGGTCGGCATCCGCGACCTGGTGCGCAACGCCCTGCGCATGCGCCCCGACCGCATCATCGTCGGCGAGGTCCGTGGCGGCGAGGCCCTCGACATGCTCCAGGCCATGAACACCGGCCACGACGGGTCACTGACGACCCTGCACGCCAACACCCCCCGCGACGCCATCGCTCGCCTTGAAACCATGGTGCTGATGGCGGGCATGGACCTGCCGATGCGGGCCATCCGCGAGCAGATCTCCTCCGCAATCGACGTCATGGTGCACGTCACACGGCTGCGCGACGGGAGCCGGCGCATCACCCATGTCACCGAGGTGCACGGCATGGAGGGCGACGTCGTCACCCTCCAGGACATCTTCACGTTTGACTACTCCGCAGGCATCGACGAGAGCGGCCGCTACCGCGGTGGCCAGCGTCCCACCGGCATCCGCCCGGCGTTCACCGAGCAGCTCAGCCACTACGGCATCCAGCTGCCGGTGCGCCTGTTCGGCCAGCCGGACAACGCCGCGGTCATCGAGGCCCTGCGCCCCGGCCGCCGGCCGCTGCCATGAGACACCGTTACGCCTTCGCGGGGGTCGCAGCAGTGGTGTTCGCGCTGGCCCTCGCGCCGGCGCTCGCAGCCGAGACGATCGACACCGACGGTCTGAGCATCACCGCGGTCGACACGACCGATCATCCTGAGGTCAGGGTCACGGTCAGCGCATCGCGGGATCAGGTCGGTCCCGACCTGCCAGCGGAGGCCTTCAGCCTCACCGAGGGCGGGCAGGATCGTGAAGTCGCCGTCCAAACACTGCCCCCTGATGAGCGCCAGGTTGTGGTCGCCATCGATGCCTCCGGCAGCATGGGCGTCGAACCAATGGAGGCCGCCAAAGCCGCCGCTGCGACGTTCGTGCAGCGGCTGCCAGAGGGGACGCGTGCCGCGGTCATCGAGTTCAGCGCGGATGCCAGGGTGGTAAGCCCCCTGTCGGCCGATGTCGCCGCGCACGTCGCGGCCATCGGTGGCATGTCGGCCGACGGTGGCACGGCGTTGTACGACGCGATCGCCGCCAGCCTGGAGCAGTTCGAGGGTGGCGACGGCCAGGCGCTCGTCCTGTTGTCCGACGGCGGCGACACGGAAAGCGCCCTCGCCCTCGACCAGATCGAGGCGCGCGTCAGGGCCTCCGGTGCCACCCTCTACATCGTCGGGCTGGAGACCGAGGCGACCGACACCGCGGCCCTCCAGCGCCTGGCCCTCGCCGGCAACGGTCGCGTCGTTTCCGCGACCGAGCCCGCTCAACTCGCGAGCATGTACGACATCATCGCGGAAGACATCATCGCGGCAGAACCACGCGACAACTACCTGCTGACCTACCGTTCCAACGTCCGGGGGCCTGTCGACCTGAGCGTCGTAGTAGCCCACCAGGCCGGCCTCTCCGAGGTGACCAGCCGGGTGACCATGCCCTCCCCGCCGGTCGTGGCCTTCGCACCCAGCATCCTGGCATCACCATGGACCCTTGCGGTCGGCGCGGCCATGGTGTTCATCGCCATCGGCCTGCTCATGCTCGTCGCCCTCTGGCCGGGCGAGGTGCGCTCGATTCTCTCCGTGCGCAGAGCGCACGACACGACGGGGGCACCCACGATCCCGGGCATGGCCTCGTTGGCCAACCGGGCGACCCTGGTGGTCGACCGCGCCCTCACCCGCCGGAGCTGGACTCCGTCGCTGAACGCCAGCCTGGAGCGTGCCGCCATCGCCCTGCGCCCGGCTGAGTTCGTCCTGCTGACCGGCTGCGCCGTGATCACCGCGTTCGCGGCCGGGCTGCTGTTCGGCGGGTTCCTGCTGGGTCTGATGCTGAGCGCAGTCGTGGTGATTGTGGCCTTCCTGGGCTTGAAGGCCCTGGGGGAACGCCGACGTGCGAGGTTCGCTGATCAGCTCGGCGAGACCCTCCAGCTACTCTCCGGCAGCCTCCGCGCCGGCTACAGCCTCCTGCAGGCCGTCGACGCCGTCGCCCGCGAGGCCGACTCCCCCACCGCCGAGGAGTTCCGGCGCATCGTGGTCGAGACCAGGCTCGGGCGCGAGCTCGACGACGCCCTGGAGGCCATGGACAACCGGATCGGCAGCGAGGACCTCCAGTGGGTGGTGCAAGCGATCACCATCCACCGCGAGGTCGGCGGTGACCTCGCGCAGGTCCTCGACACCGTCGCGGGGACCATCCGGGAACGCAACCAGATCCGCCGCCAGGTCAAGGCGCTGTCCGCCGAGGGCAAACTCTCCGCGATCGTGCTCTACGGCCTGCCGTTCGGCGTGGCTGGCTTCGTGGCCCTTACGAATCCCTCCTACCTCGCCCCTCTGGTGAGGGAGCCGATGGGATGGGCGATGCTGGCCGTGGGCGGGCTCCTGCTGGCGGTCGGCGGCGTCTGGCTGCGCAAGGTCGTCCGGATCACGTTCTAGGGAGTTGCCCGATGCCCATCCCGGTCCTTCTCGCCGCTGCCGCCGTCGCCGGCTCCCTGCCGCTGCTGTGGTGGGCCATCGCCGGCACCCGCGACCGCGCACGCCACGCCGTGGCCCACAACCTCGCCGGGGGCCTCGTCTCCACCGACCTGCGCCAGGCCGCCCTGGTGCGCGGCGCCGGCGAGCGGGCCGTGCGTCCCGCTCTCGCGTCGCTCGCCGAGCGCAGCCGCCGCTTGACCCCGGCCGGGTGGCTCGCCGCGCTCGAACGGCGCCTGGCACTGGCCGGTCGCCCGGCCGCCTGGCCGCT
This is a stretch of genomic DNA from Egibacteraceae bacterium. It encodes these proteins:
- a CDS encoding type II secretion system F family protein, coding for MRHRYAFAGVAAVVFALALAPALAAETIDTDGLSITAVDTTDHPEVRVTVSASRDQVGPDLPAEAFSLTEGGQDREVAVQTLPPDERQVVVAIDASGSMGVEPMEAAKAAAATFVQRLPEGTRAAVIEFSADARVVSPLSADVAAHVAAIGGMSADGGTALYDAIAASLEQFEGGDGQALVLLSDGGDTESALALDQIEARVRASGATLYIVGLETEATDTAALQRLALAGNGRVVSATEPAQLASMYDIIAEDIIAAEPRDNYLLTYRSNVRGPVDLSVVVAHQAGLSEVTSRVTMPSPPVVAFAPSILASPWTLAVGAAMVFIAIGLLMLVALWPGEVRSILSVRRAHDTTGAPTIPGMASLANRATLVVDRALTRRSWTPSLNASLERAAIALRPAEFVLLTGCAVITAFAAGLLFGGFLLGLMLSAVVVIVAFLGLKALGERRRARFADQLGETLQLLSGSLRAGYSLLQAVDAVAREADSPTAEEFRRIVVETRLGRELDDALEAMDNRIGSEDLQWVVQAITIHREVGGDLAQVLDTVAGTIRERNQIRRQVKALSAEGKLSAIVLYGLPFGVAGFVALTNPSYLAPLVREPMGWAMLAVGGLLLAVGGVWLRKVVRITF